In the Acetobacterium sp. KB-1 genome, CCAGGGTTTCAAATGTATTCTGATACATAGTCGCTTCTCCATATTCTTTTATTTAAACTGCTACTAACTCAATCGTGTTTGAGCATCTCATTGATCTGATTTTCGCTCAACTCATTCACGTTTATTTTTAATAACGGAACCGTTTGGTTATATTTCCCGATGATCATATCTGATTTTTCCAATTCCCCCGGACTAGCCACATCGATTTTATTGATCACCACGACATCCGCCAGAGGAATAGACGTAGCCAGATAGGGTTCCAACACCGCTTCGAACATGTCTACCCGGGTGGAATCCAGGATAAACACATTTCTGATTTTTTCTTTGCGAAAGCCACTATGTTCAAGCGGTCGATAGATGGCTGATGGATCCGCTGCCCCGGAAGGCTCAATGAGAATATAATCCAGCTGAAAATCTGTCATCAACTGAGTGATGGTTTCCTCCAGACTCATTGCCAAAGTGCAACAGATGCAACCGCCAAAAATTTCCCAGACATCATAGCCCATTTTTTTCATCTGAAGATTATCTATCCCAATCTCTCCCACTTCGTTGACAATGATGGCGCAACGTTTGTCTTTTTCTGCCAAATATTTGGCACTCTCCAACAACAGAGAGGTTTTTCCTGAACCGAGAAATCCAGTGAACAGGATTAATTTTGGATCGTTCATGTTCTGTCTCCAATCTAACTTATACGTACAAGTATGTATGGATAAAATATATACCTGTGAAAACGTTTTGTCAAGTCAATAATGATCTATTTTTAATATTTTACGAATATTTTCATCCAATAAACCCATTTAGTTAACGATTAGCATAAAAAAAGACGTATCTCATAAATGAAATACGTCTTTAGCATTAATTTTCTGTGACTGAATAGGTCACTGTCCATTTTTAGATCAGCCTGCCTAATCAACGACCCAATCGGAAACAGCGTGGCAAATTGCCTACATAATCGAGTCCATCGCCAGGGCTGGATGGTTTTTAGTTTCCAGGAATTCCAAAACGGCTTCCGAGTCGGTGGCAATGGTTTCGTCGCAGACCATATTGGTAAAGTTTTCGATGCCGGTCATTTCGAAGACGGCTTTGTTTAGTCTTTCGGCCACATCGTCTTTTAATTCTTTTGGCATCCAGACAATTCGCGATAAGCCACCTTCAGCCGACATGAATTTTTTCGAACCAATCAGGAAACGGCCATGACCCATAAAGCCGGGGGTCTGCACGCCGCCGCCAGTCATTGATGCCAACTCGCCAAAGGTCATGCCAACCGGCGAGGTCTGGCTGAATTCACGATTAACGATGATGACGCCATTGGCTTCGGGCATGATTCCGCAGATACATTCAAAACAACCGCAGGAAGTCATTGGGTCTTCGAGGATCGAATAGAGGGTTACTTTTTCGACAGCTCCCTGAGACGCGGCATTAACCACCTCGTTGACGGAATCCCAGATGCCCAGTCGTTCATCCACGGCTTCACCTTTGATAATCGGCTGATTGGGTCCCAATGGATCCAGTTCTTTGGTGGCTTTGGCATCCAGCCAGGAGACGGCGCCACACAACCCCAACCGTTCCGGAGTGACGACGCAGACATGACTGGGGGCAAATGACTGACATAATAAACAGGTATAGAATTCATCAACGCTGGCATCGGTTAAGGCACTCATTCGGGCATCACGTTCGGCATAGATCGGTTTAACCATTTCTTCGCCCAGCCGTTTGACATCTTCCGCCTTAGTGTAGATGGTAATTTCGCATTTATCAACAACCTTTTCAAAGTCGGAACGCATTTTAGCATAGAGCACTTCACCGATGTGTTTTAAGCGGAACCCTTTTTCAAAGGCTTCTTTGGTCAAGCGGATCCAGGCAATGTTACGTTGGCCCACATGCATGGCACCATCGATGTAGTTGGTGAAGTAGTGGATGCGGCGCTCCAATACGGTTTCGAAATCTTTCTGCATCGCCTTACCGCCAACGGTCACGACAATTCCTAGTGGCAAACGAACCACGTCAGCTCCAGCAAACATCGCGTCATCAATATCCGGTCCGATCAGGGTGATTTTATGATCTTCCATTTCGGCTGGATCACCGCTGGTAACCAGTTCCCAACACTCGGTTTTGTTGCCGCCAAATTCGGCAAACATAGTATCTTTACGAACCCGTTCACCTTCAAAAGCGGAGGCTACGGAAACCGGGACATCGATTTTCGTGACTTTAATTTTAATTTCCCGGGCTTCTAACGAAAACTCGACGGTTTTGGCGTGGTCGGCCTGGGACATTAACGCGCCGGGTACTTCAGGTACCGGGACATCGGCGATAACCGGGAAGCCTAAAGCAATGGCACCAGCGCCAACCGAGACAATCACTTCGTTTAATTCACCGAAGGTATTAACAAAGGCCGGGACCCGCTCTTTGGTATAAGTTAAAAACGCTGACAATTTACCTGGCTCGATGCCGCCAAAGATCAGCGCGGCCCGAATCGCAACGGAGACCACATGTATTACGGAGGTTACTTCATGGCCCAGAGGAATAACGCGATAGTCCAGTCCCATTTTCACACCTGCCTCTAAGGCCTGCTCGATGATATTACCAACCATAAAGGTCAGTAAGCCTTTTTCCTGATAATCTTTAACTATCGCAGCCAGAGCGGCAGGATCTGAGGATTCGCCTAACAGCACGGCAATCCCGGGTATATCGCCAGTTACCAGCGGCACGCCCAAAGAACGAATAATCGGATCGGCAACAAACCCGATACCGGCATCATTTACGTAAGGATCGCCATCCAGGTAACGGATCGCTTCAATAATTTCAGCGCCAACGGCAGTGGCCAGTCCAGCGTTTAAGGCGTCACCCAGGTCTTCTTTATTGGTGATCAGACTTTTCAAAATCCCCACTGCCGCTGGTAAATCACCCAGGATTTTAATTTTAACACCGGTGGCGGCGTAAATAATTGGTAAAAAATAAGCCGTATCCGGGTAGCCAACCGCATGACCTTCGCCATATTTTGCAATGGCATCATTGACTGCACCTTCCGTTAATCCAGCAACCGCATTCGAACCAGCGTAAATTAAATCTGTCAAACTCATAGTTTTTCACTCTTCCTTTTCAAAGAAATTTTTTTTTAGTATTTATACATATCTAAATATATAGCAATTTTTGTGCCAATCAGTAAAACCCGCCAGATTCTCCATCCAGGCGGGTTTCGTTTAATATTCCAGCATCAGCAGTGTCTATTTTTTTGACACTATCCAAGATACCTTGACACTTTTTGACACAATTTGACACCAGCCGGTAACCACCTGGACGTCATGATGTGATGTTATACTTTTTGATTTTATTATACAGTGTTTGACGCGTGATCCCCAGTTTGGCAGCCGCCGCCGACTTGTTGTCGCGGCAGTTTTGCAGCACTCTGACGATCAGCTCTTTTTCATTTTCTTTGATTTCGTTTTTGGCGACCCCGGCAAAGACATTTAACGATTCCGCCGTGTTGAGTTCTTTTTCAATCGCGGTCCTGGAAATGATCGGATCATCGACTAAAAAGGTCAGTCTTTTGATTAGATTCTCCAGTTCTCGGATATTTCCCGGCCAACTATAATTCATTAATTCACGCAGACCGGCGGCATCAATTTTTTTCACCGCCGTTCCCGTTTCCTGGCTGATTTGTGTCAGGATTCGCTGCGCCAGACCGGGAATCTCCTGACTTCTTTCGCGCAGCGGCGGCAGCACGATGTTGATCACATTGAGCCGGTAGTAAAGATCCTTTCGGAATAAACCGGCCCCGATCATTGCTTCCAGGTTTTGACTGGTGGCGGCAATTACCCGGGTATCAACGTGTTGAGTTGTTACGGCGCCCATTTTTTCAAACTTTTTTTCCTGCAGAAAACGCAGCAATTTGGATTGGATTTCGATGGGAATCTCGGCGATTTCATCTAAAAAAACCGTACCGCCCTGGGCCATTTCCAATTTTCCAATTTTTCCCTTTTTGTTGGCCCCGGTAAATGCTCCGGGGGTATATCCGAACAGTTCGGTTTCAAAAAAATTCTTGGGAATGGTAGTGCAGTCAATATAAATAAACGGTTGATGGCTTCTGGGGCTCTCCTGATGGACAACTTCGGCAAACATCGTTTTCCCGGTACCGCTTTCGCCACGCATTAAAATTGAGGCATCCGTTTTTGCCACTTTCTTGATGTAGTTGACCAGGTCAATCATTTCAGCGCTGGCAACCATTACTTTTGGATCATGAAGTGTGGCGGTGTCCGGTTTGCCGGCCTTGCTTTTTTCATCAATCTGTTCTTCCAACGCAGAAATTTTATCAAGCAGCTGATTTTTGCTTTTGGCCAGTTTCAAGGAGTTGATCGTCAGGTAAAGCATATTAATATCGGTTTTCCCACCATCGCTGTCATTGTTCACGCTCTTTTTATGAGCACTTGCTTTGGTGACTTCAAATTCGCAATAGCTGTCGCCGAGGGCGTTACACCTAACTTCCACGGCATCCATTTCCTGCTTACTGATGGTACTGACGGCCCCGGCCAGGATCCCCGCTTCAAAATAGCAGACCGGTTTCCCGATATTTTCCATGTCGCTGCAGGTAAAACAGTCGTCCAACCGAAAGACAATTTTTTCATCGGACATATTGGTCATGACGATCTGGCCAATTCCCAATGCCGTGATCTTTTCGGATAAGCTGTTATAATCGGTCACGTTCAGGTTGCGTCCGACATTTTTGGCGGTATTATAATAGATTTCTTCCTCAACAACCCTGGCATTCTGACTGGTATTGGTCAGATTCAGGACATTTCTCAGATTTTTTTCAACATGATTGTAATTCTCATCGTTCACAATGCCATTATTAACCATCGCCATCGCTCCTAAAATTTATGGATTTGACAAAAGACCCGATCCGTCCCGTCTTTTCCTTTTATTATAGCTGATGTTTGGCTGATGATCAAGGTGCCGGAGCTGACGCAGCGGCTTTTGTTTACGGTGACTTAAATCTGACGGATCTGTCTTTTAACTGTGCTTGCGATCTTAAAAAAGATTTTTTTTAAATCATAAACTCTTTTGCTGCCAAAATCCCCTCAGACAATTTTGGTAATCAAACCGGCCAGCGGCAGCCACAAGGTCGCCAATAAAATAAAGGCTAGTTGCATCCAGATGGTCGCCTTGGGCATATCGGTCATTTTATAATAGCCGGCGGTGTAGATGATCAGTGGAATCGTATCAATGGGAAAAAGATAGCAGTTGCCTGCGCATAGGCCCAAGGTAATAATCAATAAGGCCGGGTTGATCCCCATTGTTGCTGCCAAACTGACAATTACCGGCGTCAGCACCCCAATCAATGCCGGTGCGACCGGAACAATCAGCATGATCACAAAAATCATCACCGCCACAAAAAAGACCCCACCCATGGTCGAAAGCGACAGCGATGAGGGTAAAACATAAGTAACAAACCACTCACTGACTCCGTTAGCGACGATGGTGTTGGCAATACATAAGACCGTTCCGATGAGGAGATAGGAAGTCCAACTGACGGCTTTCATATATTGTTCCCAGGTGAGAATCTTGATCCCGGGCATAAAGAACAAGGCACAACCAAAAAGCGATACCACGGCCACCTCGATAACGGGAAAAAAGGAGCTCATCATCCAAAATAGCATCATCGCCGCGGCGATGATGATCACCTTCCCTTCCCGCTGGCTCACCTTTTCGTGAACCGCAATCTGATTGAGATAGGCTTTAATTTCACTGGCATCAATTTCTGCCGGTGGATAGATTTTGGTCAGGATAAACCATGCCAATGGGACCATCACCAAAACGATCGGAATCGCACAGACCATCCATTGAATAAAGGTAATCTGAATTCCGGCAATACTTTGCAATAAACCAATTGTTAAAATATTAATACCACTGCCAGCCGGCGTCATCAGGCCGCCCAGCATGACGGCAACCGGAATTCCCATCATCAGAGATTTAGCAGTTTGATGGCGGTCGGATTCATTTTTAAACAATTTCAGAAAGCTGGCTCCGACCCCCATGAAAACCACCACCGTCGGCACATCGGTTACTATCGACGAGACGGCGGCAGCCGCAATCATGATTGCCAACACGCAGGTTTTAACATTGCGTCCGAAAGTTTTTAATAACCCATGCAGAACCCGTTGGACAATCGGAGTTGATGATACCGCCTCGGCCAGGCCAAACGATGCCAACACAAAAAATAAAATCGTATTGGTAAAACCGCCTAAGGCCGTGCCCAGGTTTTTGGTAACCCCCAGGGTCGGCAGCAACGCTAAACACAAAAAACAAATGACCCCAACTGGCAGGGCTTCTGTGATCAACATGATCAAAAAGAAGAACAGCAAGCCAATTGTGATCATCCCATTGTTGCTAAGGCCTTCCGGGATCGGCAGCAAATAAAAAGTAATCAACACCGCAATACTGAAAACCAACCCGATAATCTGTTTTTTATTCATATATCCCCTCATCACTTGTGATTATTTATTAAAGGTGCTGCCCAATCTTTTTAGGAAAAGAGCAGCCCGATCAAAAGAATTTTGATTTCAGTAATTATTCAACTATTGCCTGTCGTTCATCAATTTCTTTCTGATAATTTGTAATTTTAGCCCGGGTCAATCGGTAACCCACCGTCAACAGAACCGCTCCGACCAGAATTCCGATCCCCGGGATTATGACAAACAGCTGGACAATCCCGGTTTTTAATTCAGGAGTGGCTGTTGCCGGGTCCATTTTTGCCACAAAACCAACCGCCGCCAGAACTGCGGGAATAATCGCGCCTTTGATTAAATTAGCAATTTTTAATGGCAGATTCATTAATCCCATGATCCAACCCGACGCTTTTGATCCGGTTTTCCACTCACTGTAGATAATCCAACCCGACGCTTTTGATCCGGTTTTCCACTCACTGTAGATAATCCAACCCGACGCTTTTGATCCGGTTTTCCACTCACTGTAGATAACCGCATCACTATACATCGCTGAAATCAGGGCGTAAATGAAGCCCAGGAAGAATTGCGCACAAGAAAGGAATACCAGTACA is a window encoding:
- a CDS encoding GTP-binding protein — translated: MNDPKLILFTGFLGSGKTSLLLESAKYLAEKDKRCAIIVNEVGEIGIDNLQMKKMGYDVWEIFGGCICCTLAMSLEETITQLMTDFQLDYILIEPSGAADPSAIYRPLEHSGFRKEKIRNVFILDSTRVDMFEAVLEPYLATSIPLADVVVINKIDVASPGELEKSDMIIGKYNQTVPLLKINVNELSENQINEMLKHD
- the acsB gene encoding acetyl-CoA decarbonylase/synthase complex subunit alpha/beta: MSLTDLIYAGSNAVAGLTEGAVNDAIAKYGEGHAVGYPDTAYFLPIIYAATGVKIKILGDLPAAVGILKSLITNKEDLGDALNAGLATAVGAEIIEAIRYLDGDPYVNDAGIGFVADPIIRSLGVPLVTGDIPGIAVLLGESSDPAALAAIVKDYQEKGLLTFMVGNIIEQALEAGVKMGLDYRVIPLGHEVTSVIHVVSVAIRAALIFGGIEPGKLSAFLTYTKERVPAFVNTFGELNEVIVSVGAGAIALGFPVIADVPVPEVPGALMSQADHAKTVEFSLEAREIKIKVTKIDVPVSVASAFEGERVRKDTMFAEFGGNKTECWELVTSGDPAEMEDHKITLIGPDIDDAMFAGADVVRLPLGIVVTVGGKAMQKDFETVLERRIHYFTNYIDGAMHVGQRNIAWIRLTKEAFEKGFRLKHIGEVLYAKMRSDFEKVVDKCEITIYTKAEDVKRLGEEMVKPIYAERDARMSALTDASVDEFYTCLLCQSFAPSHVCVVTPERLGLCGAVSWLDAKATKELDPLGPNQPIIKGEAVDERLGIWDSVNEVVNAASQGAVEKVTLYSILEDPMTSCGCFECICGIMPEANGVIIVNREFSQTSPVGMTFGELASMTGGGVQTPGFMGHGRFLIGSKKFMSAEGGLSRIVWMPKELKDDVAERLNKAVFEMTGIENFTNMVCDETIATDSEAVLEFLETKNHPALAMDSIM
- a CDS encoding sigma 54-interacting transcriptional regulator, translating into MVNNGIVNDENYNHVEKNLRNVLNLTNTSQNARVVEEEIYYNTAKNVGRNLNVTDYNSLSEKITALGIGQIVMTNMSDEKIVFRLDDCFTCSDMENIGKPVCYFEAGILAGAVSTISKQEMDAVEVRCNALGDSYCEFEVTKASAHKKSVNNDSDGGKTDINMLYLTINSLKLAKSKNQLLDKISALEEQIDEKSKAGKPDTATLHDPKVMVASAEMIDLVNYIKKVAKTDASILMRGESGTGKTMFAEVVHQESPRSHQPFIYIDCTTIPKNFFETELFGYTPGAFTGANKKGKIGKLEMAQGGTVFLDEIAEIPIEIQSKLLRFLQEKKFEKMGAVTTQHVDTRVIAATSQNLEAMIGAGLFRKDLYYRLNVINIVLPPLRERSQEIPGLAQRILTQISQETGTAVKKIDAAGLRELMNYSWPGNIRELENLIKRLTFLVDDPIISRTAIEKELNTAESLNVFAGVAKNEIKENEKELIVRVLQNCRDNKSAAAAKLGITRQTLYNKIKKYNITS
- a CDS encoding SLC13 family permease, which produces MNKKQIIGLVFSIAVLITFYLLPIPEGLSNNGMITIGLLFFFLIMLITEALPVGVICFLCLALLPTLGVTKNLGTALGGFTNTILFFVLASFGLAEAVSSTPIVQRVLHGLLKTFGRNVKTCVLAIMIAAAAVSSIVTDVPTVVVFMGVGASFLKLFKNESDRHQTAKSLMMGIPVAVMLGGLMTPAGSGINILTIGLLQSIAGIQITFIQWMVCAIPIVLVMVPLAWFILTKIYPPAEIDASEIKAYLNQIAVHEKVSQREGKVIIIAAAMMLFWMMSSFFPVIEVAVVSLFGCALFFMPGIKILTWEQYMKAVSWTSYLLIGTVLCIANTIVANGVSEWFVTYVLPSSLSLSTMGGVFFVAVMIFVIMLIVPVAPALIGVLTPVIVSLAATMGINPALLIITLGLCAGNCYLFPIDTIPLIIYTAGYYKMTDMPKATIWMQLAFILLATLWLPLAGLITKIV